In a genomic window of bacterium:
- a CDS encoding type II secretion system protein, translated as MNRKGFTLIELMIVVVIIGILAAIAIPNFVSMQDRAKEAKVKGGAHTLQLAAEDYAVRNDGIYSVLGAEVGPLLPQDPNGGNNLQNAFAGTYTEPQWNAAAAAAGNIGIQAVVQGGVNVGYTITGFGKDNTQGPNNDGIILTLTSGQ; from the coding sequence TTGAACCGTAAGGGCTTTACTCTGATCGAGCTGATGATCGTCGTCGTGATCATCGGCATCCTGGCCGCCATCGCGATTCCCAACTTCGTGAGCATGCAGGACCGCGCCAAGGAAGCCAAGGTCAAGGGCGGCGCCCACACGCTGCAGCTGGCCGCTGAGGACTATGCCGTCCGCAACGATGGCATCTACTCGGTGCTCGGCGCCGAGGTCGGCCCCCTGCTGCCCCAGGATCCCAATGGTGGCAACAACCTGCAGAACGCCTTCGCCGGCACCTACACCGAGCCCCAGTGGAACGCTGCTGCGGCCGCGGCCGGCAACATCGGTATCCAGGCTGTCGTGCAGGGCGGTGTGAACGTGGGCTACACGATCACCGGCTTCGGCAAGGACAACACCCAGGGCCCGAACAACGACGGTATCATCCTGACCCTGACCTCCGGTCAGTAG